The Salvelinus fontinalis isolate EN_2023a chromosome 31, ASM2944872v1, whole genome shotgun sequence genome has a window encoding:
- the LOC129829348 gene encoding pepsin A-like, which produces MMNWAVLLCALVALSECNVKISLIKGKTARETLMEKGIWEETRLKFPYNPMAKFYQTGDEAMTNDADMSYYGVITIGTPPQSFNVIFDTGSSNLWVPSVYCSSQACQNHAKYNPAQSSTFTWANKPVSIQYGTGSMTGQLAYDTVSVGGISVTKQIFGASQTEAPFMAHMVADGILGLAFPNLAASGATPVFDNMMTQGLVSQNLFSVYLSGNSAEGSVVSFGDIESNYYTGQITWIPLSSETYWQINMDSVTINGNTVACNGGCQAIIDTGTSQIVGPTTDINNMNSWVGATTDQYGDANVNCNNIANMPAVTFTLNGNAFTIPASAYTSQSSYGCRTGFGNGGTQQLWILGDVFIRQYYAIFDRQNNNVGLAQIA; this is translated from the exons ATGATGAACTGGGCTGTCCTCCTGTGTGCCCTAGTGGCCCTGTCCGAGTGTAATGTGAA GATCTCTCTGATCAAGGGGAAGACTGCCAGAGAGACCCTGATGGAGAAGGGTATATGGGAGGAGACCAGGCTGAAGTTCCCCTACAACCCTATGGCCAAGTTCTACCAGACCGGTGATGAGGCTATGACCAACGACGCTGAT ATGTCCTACTACGGAGTGATAACCATTGGAACCCCTCCCCAGTCCTTCAACGTCATCTTTGACACTGGCTCCTCCAACCTGTGGGTTCCCTCTGTCTACTGCTCCAGCCAGGCCTGCC AGAATCATGCCAAATACAATCCTGCACAGTCCAGCACCTTCACGTGGGCCAACAAGCCTGTTTCCATTCAGTACGGAACCGGCAGCATGACTGGACAGCTGGCATACGACACTGTTTCG GTTGGCGGTATCTCTGTAACTAAGCAGATCTTTGGTGccagtcagaccgaggctccctTCATGGCCCACATGGTTGCCGACGGTATCCTGGGCCTGGCTTTCCCCAACCTGGCGGCCTCTGGGGCCACACCCGTCTTTGACAACATGATGACCCAGGGCCTGGTGTCCCAGAACCTCTTCTCGGTCTACCTGAGCGG AAACTCagcagagggtagtgtggtgtcTTTCGGAGACATTGAGTCTAACTACTACACCGGACAGATCACCTGGATCCCCCTGTCCTCCGAGACCTACTGGCAGATCAACATGGACAG CGTTACCATCAATGGCAACACAGTGGCTTGCAATGGTGGATGTCAGGCTATCATAGATACTGGCACCTCCCAGATCGTTGGACCAACCACTGACATCAACAACATGAACAGCTGGGTCGGAGCCACCACTGACCAGTATGGAGAT GCCAACGTGAACTGCAACAACATCGCCAACATGCCCGCGGTGACCTTTACCCTCAACGGAAACGCCTTCACAATCCCTGCCTCCGCCTACACCTCCCAG agctcCTACGGCTGTAGGACTGGTTTTGGTAACGGTGGAACTCAGCAGCTCTGGATCCTTGGAGATGTCTTCATCAGGCAGTACTATGCCATCTTTGACAGGCAGAACAACAATGTTGGTCTGGCCCAGATCGCGTAA